A genomic segment from Syngnathus scovelli strain Florida chromosome 3, RoL_Ssco_1.2, whole genome shotgun sequence encodes:
- the nmrk1 gene encoding nicotinamide riboside kinase 1: protein MTFAMNMKTLIVGVGGMTNGGKSTLSRSLKEKIPNSCIIAQDSFFKDDSVVPVDSNGFKQYDSKNGTCSKNTLDSLNMDDMMSCVHDWQRDPQAFWKKVDQTAEKLMPSPNHVFVLIVEGFLIFNHRSLNELLNKRYFLEIPYDICKERRSLRVYKPPDPPGYFDGHVWPMYLKNRLEMESTATGIVFLDGLKSKEELLAVVYQDISKEINMQREKD from the exons ATGACCTTCGCAATGAATATGAAGACACTAATAGTAGGCGTGGGTGG AATGACCAATGGGGGAAAATCGACTCTTTCTAGAAGTTTGAAGGAGAAGATACCCAACAGCTGTATCATTGCACAGGATTCATTTTTCAAG GATGATTCTGTGGTGCCAGTGGATAGTAATGGCTTCAAGCAGTATGACAGTAAGAATGGCACATGCAGCAAAAATA CGCTGGACTCTCTCAACATGGACGACATGATGAGCTGTGTGCACGACTGGCAAAGAGATCCGCAAGCTTTCTGGAAGAAAGTGGATCAGACCGCGGAGAAGTTGATGCCATCACCCAATCACGTGTTTGTGCTGATTGTGGAAGGTTTCCTGATATTCAATCACAG ATCTTTGAATGAGCTGTTGAACAAAAGATACTTCCTGGAAATACCATATGACATCTGCAAGGAGAGACGGAG TTTGAGGGTATACAAGCCACCTGACCCGCCAGGCTACTTTGATGGACACGTATGGCCCATGTACTTGAAGAACCGCCTGGAGATGGAGAGCACGGCAACGGGTATCG TATTTTTGGATGGATTGAAGTCAAAAGAGGAACTGCTGGCTGTTGTGTATCAAGATATTAGTAAGGAAATAAATATGCAAAGAG AGAAGGATTGA
- the LOC125993736 gene encoding gamma-glutamyl hydrolase isoform X1, translating to MQLCSFLGVLFVWGYFCSHEAKLIGRKQNIVNDRPVIGILTQIVSDAAMKQYGSTYIPASYVKYIESAGSRVMPIKLTLTTPQYENIFSRINGLLLIGGASNLETSDFARVSKIFYQLALKANEAGDYFPVWGTCLGMQLLTVLVSGHNLLTRATAVNVALPLNLTQAAFSSRMFDGFPKELMKALQREPLTGHFHHYGLAVKAFKQNKDLMDFFSLVSTNVGENGVNFISTIEGKKFPFYGVQWHPEVNRFQWDHTLSFPHSPHAVQLSSLLAQFFVNEGRRSLHKFDDFKEEALKLIYSYTPVFAGNFSGYEQIYFF from the exons ATGCAATTGTGCTCTTTTCTTGGTGTTCTTTTTGTTTGGGGATACTTTTGTTCTCACGAGGCCAAGCTGATTGGACGCAAACAGAACATTGTGAATGACAGACCCGTTATTG GTATTTTGACTCAGATTGTTTCAGATGCAGCGATGAAACAATACGGGAGCACATACATACCCGCTTCCTATGTCAAGTACATTGAGTCTGCAGGCAGCAGAGTGATGCCCATCAA ACTGACGCTCACCACCCCACAGTATGAAAACATCTTTAGCAGGATAAACGG TCTCCTTCTCATCGGCGGCGCCTCCAATCTTGAGACGTCTGACTTTGCAAGGGTGTCAAAGATTTTTTATCAACTCGCTCTCAAG GCAAATGAGGCAGGAGATTACTTCCCAGTGTGGGGTACGTGCTTGGGCATGCAGCTTCTCACAGTCCTGGTGTCTGGCCACAACCTGCTGACCAGAGCCACAGCTGTGAATGTGGCACTGCCTCTCAACTTAACACAAG CGGCCTTCTCCAGTCGCATGTTTGATGGCTTTCCCAAGGAGCTGATGAAAGCTTTGCAAAGAGAACCTCTCACTGGTCATTTTCATCATTATGGACTTGCAgtaaaa GCCTTCAAGCAAAACAAAGATTTGATGGATTTCTTCTCCTTGGTCTCTACAAATGTTGGTGAAAATGGCGTCAACTTCATCTCGACCATCGAAG GCAAGAAATTTCCCTTCTACGGGGTGCAGTGGCATCCAGAGGTGAACCGTTTTCAGTGGGACCACACACTGAGCTTTCCCCACTCTCCTCACGCCGTCCAGCTGTCGTCACTCCTGGCCCAGTTTTTTGTCAATGAAG ggaggAGAAGTTTACATAAGTTTGATGACTTTAAGGAGGAGGCCTTGAAGCTGATTTACAGCTACACGCCCGTTTTTGCGGGAAACTTCAGCGGTTATGAGCAGATCTATTTCTTCTGA
- the LOC125993736 gene encoding gamma-glutamyl hydrolase isoform X2, giving the protein MQLCSFLGVLFVWGYFCSHEAKLIGRKQNIVNDRPVIGILTQIVSDAAMKQYGSTYIPASYVKYIESAGSRVMPIKLTLTTPQYENIFSRINGLLLIGGASNLETSDFARVSKIFYQLALKANEAGDYFPVWGTCLGMQLLTVLVSGHNLLTRATAVNVALPLNLTQAAFSSRMFDGFPKELMKALQREPLTGHFHHYGLAAFKQNKDLMDFFSLVSTNVGENGVNFISTIEGKKFPFYGVQWHPEVNRFQWDHTLSFPHSPHAVQLSSLLAQFFVNEGRRSLHKFDDFKEEALKLIYSYTPVFAGNFSGYEQIYFF; this is encoded by the exons ATGCAATTGTGCTCTTTTCTTGGTGTTCTTTTTGTTTGGGGATACTTTTGTTCTCACGAGGCCAAGCTGATTGGACGCAAACAGAACATTGTGAATGACAGACCCGTTATTG GTATTTTGACTCAGATTGTTTCAGATGCAGCGATGAAACAATACGGGAGCACATACATACCCGCTTCCTATGTCAAGTACATTGAGTCTGCAGGCAGCAGAGTGATGCCCATCAA ACTGACGCTCACCACCCCACAGTATGAAAACATCTTTAGCAGGATAAACGG TCTCCTTCTCATCGGCGGCGCCTCCAATCTTGAGACGTCTGACTTTGCAAGGGTGTCAAAGATTTTTTATCAACTCGCTCTCAAG GCAAATGAGGCAGGAGATTACTTCCCAGTGTGGGGTACGTGCTTGGGCATGCAGCTTCTCACAGTCCTGGTGTCTGGCCACAACCTGCTGACCAGAGCCACAGCTGTGAATGTGGCACTGCCTCTCAACTTAACACAAG CGGCCTTCTCCAGTCGCATGTTTGATGGCTTTCCCAAGGAGCTGATGAAAGCTTTGCAAAGAGAACCTCTCACTGGTCATTTTCATCATTATGGACTTGCA GCCTTCAAGCAAAACAAAGATTTGATGGATTTCTTCTCCTTGGTCTCTACAAATGTTGGTGAAAATGGCGTCAACTTCATCTCGACCATCGAAG GCAAGAAATTTCCCTTCTACGGGGTGCAGTGGCATCCAGAGGTGAACCGTTTTCAGTGGGACCACACACTGAGCTTTCCCCACTCTCCTCACGCCGTCCAGCTGTCGTCACTCCTGGCCCAGTTTTTTGTCAATGAAG ggaggAGAAGTTTACATAAGTTTGATGACTTTAAGGAGGAGGCCTTGAAGCTGATTTACAGCTACACGCCCGTTTTTGCGGGAAACTTCAGCGGTTATGAGCAGATCTATTTCTTCTGA